The sequence below is a genomic window from Prosthecobacter dejongeii.
ATGGGAAATAAAGCGCTTGTTATCTAAAGGAAGCGCATCGTTTGCCTGCCCTATCTCCACCACGGACGGTGTGAAGGTGGCGGATGTGGCCTGGGTTTCCAAAAAACGGCTGCTGAAGATTGGAGGTCGCACGGCTTTGTCGGGGGCACCGGAGATCTGTGTGGAGGTGATTTCGCCAGCCAACACGCGGGGAGAGATCGAGGAGAAACGCCGCCTTTATTTCGAGGCTGGCGCGAAGGAGGTGTGGATCTGCGACAAGAAGGGGAAGATGATCTTTTTCCTGAAAGAAGCCGCTGAGGTGGCGGCGAAGACTTCCAAACTGTGCCCCGAGATGCCCAAAACGGTGGCGTGAGGTGGGGTGTCTCGCCCTTTCAGGGCTCGCAGGGGAGGAGGCGGAGATTGTGGCTTACCCAAGGGCGCTGCCCTGGGCTATGTTGTCTCGCCCCGCTGGGGCTGGGGGAAACGGCTCATCGGCAAATGCGGCCACGGTTCATCCAGGTGCTTTGGTGTTTGCTCTGTTGGGGTTCTACTTGAGGAATTCGTTGGCACGCGGGCGAAGCTATTTCGACGCCCCCAACTTTCCGAAGACACTGCGGAGCTGCTCGACAGTACCGATGGCCAGAGTGACTTCGTACTCGAAGATGAGGCCGGGTTTCAAAGCGAATGTCTGGAGCGGGGCGAGGTAGGAGCAGTCGCCGGCATTGCCATTGCGCACGCGGTAGGTGGTGGCCTCTTTGACGTGAGGCAGGTAGAGGCCGAGGCCGGAGTCCCGGGCATTCACCCAGGCGATCCAGGGCTCAGCACCGATAGCGATGATTTCATTTGGAAATCCCGGCTGCTGGCGCTGGAGGCTGCCGTCTTTTCCCACAGAGACCAAGGTCTCTAGTCTGGGTTTCACAAAAAGAGCGGGCAGCTCCTGGTGGTAGGGCTTGTGGGTTTTTTCCCCGGTGTAGGCCATTTTAAATTTCAGCCGGGCGAGGCCGCCTTCCAGCCGCAGCCATTGTTCCAGCGTGACTTCGGGGAGCAACTTGCCCGTGGCCCAGTGGCGAGGGGTAGTTTTAGCGTACAGTTCGTCCTTGGACTCTCGACTTTCGAGAAGCTGGGCAGGCTCGTTACGCCAACTGCCGCCCTGGACGGGATTGTAGCGCCAGGGTTTGCCATTCCAGTCGCTGCCATCCGGGTCACCGTAGTAGGACTGTTGGACGTAGCGACCCACATCGTAGGCATTCAGCAGGTTGTCAGACGAGTGCGAGTGTGAAAACCAGCCGATGCAGGCCCCAGCGGTGAGATTGATGCCCAGGCGCACGTGGCCATTGTCCAGATACACCCATTTTTCCTGCGCGGGGGCGAGGGTGGCCAGAAAGCAGAGGGCGAGGAGGAGGCGCATGAGGAAAGGAGCCGTGGGTCAAGCTAGGCGCAAGGACAG
It includes:
- a CDS encoding Uma2 family endonuclease, coding for MSALRMLPKTQNRTAFNLDRWDELASDDFVRNWPGRIETDRFGRMVASRYENYGHGFRMAAVSWEIKRLLSKGSASFACPISTTDGVKVADVAWVSKKRLLKIGGRTALSGAPEICVEVISPANTRGEIEEKRRLYFEAGAKEVWICDKKGKMIFFLKEAAEVAAKTSKLCPEMPKTVA